In the Pseudomonas sp. DTU_2021_1001937_2_SI_NGA_ILE_001 genome, one interval contains:
- the colR gene encoding two-component system response regulator ColR, protein MRILLVEDNRDILANLADYLGMKGYTVDCAQDGLSGLHLAATEHYDLIVLDIMLPGIDGYTLCKRLREDARRDTPVIMLTARDQLDDRLQGFRSGADDYLLKPFALSELAARIEAVLRRAQGGGRRTLQVADLVYDLDTLEVTRDGRMLKLNPVGLKLLAVLMQKSPHVLRREILEEALWGDDCPDSDSLRSHVHQLRQVIDKPFPKALLHTVHGVGYRLAEGRDGV, encoded by the coding sequence ATGCGAATTCTTCTGGTCGAAGACAACCGCGATATCCTGGCGAACCTGGCCGATTACCTGGGCATGAAGGGTTATACGGTCGATTGCGCGCAGGATGGTCTGTCCGGCCTGCATCTGGCCGCCACCGAACATTACGACCTCATCGTGCTGGACATCATGCTGCCCGGCATCGACGGTTATACGCTTTGCAAGCGTCTGCGCGAAGATGCGCGGCGCGACACGCCGGTGATCATGCTCACTGCCCGCGATCAGCTCGACGATCGCCTGCAGGGCTTCCGTTCCGGCGCCGATGACTACCTGCTCAAGCCCTTTGCCCTGTCGGAGCTGGCCGCGCGTATCGAAGCCGTGCTGCGTCGCGCCCAGGGGGGCGGGCGGCGCACCCTGCAGGTCGCCGACCTGGTCTATGACCTCGACACCCTGGAGGTCACGCGCGACGGGCGCATGCTCAAGCTCAACCCGGTGGGCCTGAAGCTGCTGGCAGTGCTGATGCAGAAGAGCCCACACGTGCTGCGTCGGGAAATCCTCGAAGAGGCACTGTGGGGCGATGACTGCCCGGACAGCGACAGCCTGCGCAGCCACGTGCACCAGTTGCGCCAGGTGATCGACAAGCCATTCCCCAAGGCGCTGCTGCACACCGTGCATGGTGTGGGCTATCGATTGGCCGAGGGCCGGGATGGAGTTTAA
- the groL gene encoding chaperonin GroEL (60 kDa chaperone family; promotes refolding of misfolded polypeptides especially under stressful conditions; forms two stacked rings of heptamers to form a barrel-shaped 14mer; ends can be capped by GroES; misfolded proteins enter the barrel where they are refolded when GroES binds), translated as MAAKEVKFGDAGRKKMLAGVNTLADAVKATLGPKGRNVIIEKSFGAPLITKDGVSVAKEIELKDRFENMGAQLVKDVASRANDDAGDGTTTATVLAQAIVNEGLKAVAAGMNPMDLKRGIDKATAAIVSQLKSLSKPCTDTKAIAQVGTISANSDSSIGDIIAEAMEKVTKDGVITVEEGSGLENELSVVEGMQFDRGYLSPYFINKPDTMVAELDSPLLLLVDKKISNIREMLPVLEAVAKAGRPLLIIAEDVEGEALATLVVNNMRGIVKVAAVKAPGFGDRRKAMLQDIAVLTGGTVISEEIGLSLESTTLEHLGNAKRVVLNKENTTIIDGAGNKSDIDARIAQIRQQIGDTSSDYDKEKLQERLAKLSGGVAVIKVGAGSEVEMKEKKARVEDALHATRAAVEEGVVPGGGVALVRSLQAIEGLKGDNADQNVGIALLRRAVEGPLRQIVANAGDEPSVVVEKVKQGSGNFGYNAATGEYGDMIELGILDPAKVTRSALQAASSIASLMITTEAMIADIPEEKPAAGGMPDMGGMGGMGGMM; from the coding sequence ATGGCTGCTAAAGAAGTTAAATTCGGCGATGCCGGCCGCAAGAAAATGCTCGCTGGTGTCAACACCCTGGCTGACGCAGTAAAAGCCACCCTGGGCCCGAAAGGCCGTAACGTGATCATCGAGAAGAGCTTCGGTGCTCCTCTGATCACCAAGGACGGCGTTTCCGTCGCCAAGGAAATCGAGCTGAAAGACCGCTTCGAGAACATGGGCGCGCAACTGGTCAAGGACGTGGCTTCCCGTGCCAACGACGACGCCGGTGACGGTACCACCACTGCGACCGTTCTGGCCCAGGCCATCGTCAACGAAGGCCTGAAGGCCGTTGCCGCCGGCATGAACCCAATGGACCTCAAGCGCGGCATCGACAAGGCCACTGCGGCCATCGTCAGCCAGCTGAAGTCGCTGTCCAAGCCATGCACCGACACCAAGGCCATCGCCCAGGTCGGCACCATCTCGGCCAACTCCGACAGCTCCATCGGCGACATCATTGCCGAAGCGATGGAAAAAGTGACCAAAGACGGTGTGATCACCGTTGAAGAAGGTTCGGGCCTGGAAAACGAACTGTCTGTTGTTGAAGGCATGCAGTTCGACCGTGGCTACCTGTCTCCTTACTTCATCAACAAGCCGGACACCATGGTGGCCGAGCTGGACAGCCCGCTGCTGCTGCTGGTCGACAAGAAGATCTCCAACATCCGCGAAATGCTGCCAGTCCTGGAAGCCGTTGCCAAAGCCGGCCGTCCACTGCTGATCATCGCTGAAGACGTCGAAGGCGAAGCGCTGGCGACTCTGGTAGTCAACAACATGCGCGGCATCGTCAAGGTCGCTGCGGTCAAGGCACCTGGCTTCGGCGACCGCCGCAAGGCCATGCTGCAGGACATCGCTGTCCTGACCGGCGGTACCGTGATTTCCGAAGAAATCGGCCTGAGCCTGGAAAGCACTACCCTGGAGCACCTGGGTAACGCCAAGCGCGTCGTGCTGAACAAGGAAAACACCACCATCATCGACGGTGCAGGCAACAAGTCCGACATCGACGCGCGTATTGCCCAGATCCGTCAGCAGATCGGCGACACCAGCTCCGACTACGACAAAGAGAAACTGCAAGAGCGTCTGGCCAAGCTGTCCGGCGGTGTTGCGGTGATCAAGGTCGGCGCCGGTTCCGAAGTCGAAATGAAAGAGAAGAAAGCCCGCGTTGAAGACGCCCTGCACGCAACCCGCGCAGCCGTCGAAGAAGGCGTGGTGCCTGGCGGTGGCGTAGCCCTGGTTCGTTCCCTGCAGGCTATCGAAGGTCTGAAAGGCGACAACGCTGACCAGAACGTCGGTATCGCTCTGCTGCGTCGTGCGGTCGAAGGCCCACTGCGTCAGATCGTGGCCAACGCTGGCGACGAGCCAAGCGTCGTGGTCGAGAAGGTCAAGCAAGGTTCGGGTAACTTCGGTTACAACGCCGCTACCGGTGAGTACGGCGACATGATCGAACTGGGCATCCTGGACCCAGCCAAAGTGACCCGTTCGGCACTGCAGGCCGCTTCCTCGATCGCCAGCCTGATGATCACCACCGAAGCGATGATCGCCGACATCCCGGAAGAGAAGCCGGCTGCTGGTGGCATGCCTGACATGGGCGGCATGGGTGGCATGGGCGGCATGATGTAA
- a CDS encoding co-chaperone GroES, with product MKLRPLHDRVVIRRSEEETKTAGGIVLPGSAAEKPNRGEVVAVGAGRVLDNGEVRALTVKVGDKVVFGPYSGSNTVKVDGEDLLVMNESEILAVIEG from the coding sequence ATGAAGCTTCGTCCTCTGCATGACCGCGTCGTAATCCGTCGCAGCGAAGAAGAAACGAAAACTGCCGGTGGCATCGTGCTGCCAGGCTCGGCCGCCGAGAAGCCGAACCGTGGCGAAGTCGTCGCTGTAGGTGCCGGCCGTGTTCTGGACAACGGTGAAGTCCGTGCGCTGACCGTGAAAGTGGGCGACAAAGTGGTATTTGGCCCTTACTCCGGCAGCAACACCGTGAAAGTAGACGGCGAAGACCTGCTGGTGATGAACGAGAGCGAGATCCTCGCCGTCATCGAAGGCTGA
- a CDS encoding FxsA family protein has protein sequence MRAFLLLFLLFPVLELFVLVKVGMSIGFLWTFLLVLTTSMLGLLVMRVAGLATALSARESLARGELPAQQMLEGLSMAVGGGLLLLPGFISDVLGVLCLLPVTRRLLIGKLRQRAEEQAMRQRAFADDLRTHQHPGTGRPEAIHQPTREPEVIEGEFEHRDK, from the coding sequence ATGCGTGCTTTTTTACTGCTGTTTCTCCTGTTTCCCGTGCTTGAGCTGTTCGTTCTGGTGAAAGTCGGCATGTCCATAGGCTTCCTGTGGACCTTCCTGCTGGTGCTGACCACCTCGATGCTCGGCCTGTTGGTGATGCGCGTGGCCGGGCTGGCCACCGCACTGAGTGCCCGCGAAAGCCTGGCGCGAGGCGAGCTGCCTGCGCAGCAGATGCTCGAAGGACTGAGCATGGCGGTCGGTGGTGGCCTGTTGCTGCTGCCAGGTTTCATCAGTGACGTGCTGGGCGTGCTCTGCCTGCTGCCGGTGACCCGCCGCCTGCTGATTGGCAAGCTGCGTCAGCGCGCCGAAGAGCAGGCCATGCGCCAGCGCGCTTTCGCCGATGACCTGCGCACCCATCAGCATCCTGGGACCGGGCGCCCGGAGGCCATCCATCAGCCGACTCGCGAACCTGAAGTCATCGAAGGCGAGTTCGAACACCGCGACAAATGA
- a CDS encoding HugZ family protein, with protein sequence MSVQATRSARELLLREYRGALATHSMSMPGFPFGSVVPYCLDGQGRPLILISRIAQHTHNLQQDPKCSLLVGEREAANIQTLGRITLMAEGRRLADPAAVELAAQRYYRYFPDSRNHHKDYDFDFWVLTPVRYRYIAGVGSIQWLDDVALANPFFGSSETSMVEHMNQDHAEALAHYVKLAGLPQSATPKMVGIDSEGMHLRIGDSLHWLAFPEPCNTPTQVREALVHLARATHWPARGGTQA encoded by the coding sequence ATGAGCGTTCAAGCCACCCGGTCGGCCCGTGAACTGCTGCTGCGCGAATACCGCGGTGCGCTGGCCACGCACTCGATGTCGATGCCGGGCTTTCCATTCGGTTCGGTCGTGCCTTATTGCCTGGACGGGCAGGGCAGGCCGCTGATCCTCATCAGCCGTATCGCCCAGCACACTCATAACCTGCAGCAGGACCCCAAGTGTTCGCTGCTGGTCGGCGAGCGCGAAGCGGCGAACATCCAGACGCTGGGGCGCATCACCTTGATGGCCGAAGGGCGCAGGCTTGCCGACCCGGCTGCCGTGGAGCTGGCTGCACAGCGCTATTACCGGTATTTCCCCGACTCCCGGAACCACCATAAAGACTACGACTTCGATTTCTGGGTGCTGACCCCGGTGCGCTACCGCTATATCGCAGGCGTCGGGTCCATCCAGTGGCTCGATGACGTGGCGTTGGCCAATCCTTTCTTCGGCTCCAGCGAAACCTCCATGGTCGAGCACATGAACCAGGACCACGCCGAGGCCCTGGCGCATTACGTGAAACTCGCCGGTCTGCCGCAGAGCGCCACGCCGAAGATGGTCGGCATCGACAGCGAAGGCATGCACCTGCGCATTGGCGACTCGCTGCACTGGCTGGCCTTCCCGGAGCCCTGTAATACCCCGACACAGGTCCGCGAAGCCTTGGTCCATCTGGCGCGCGCAACACATTGGCCTGCCCGCGGCGGTACTCAGGCTTGA
- a CDS encoding SDR family oxidoreductase codes for MELKGKLIIITGGCQGLGLAMARDLAGRGANLALMDIDQARLDSAVASCKALGIQARGYVCNVADEAQVVDAVARIAADFGPIHGLINNAGILRDGMLVKVKDGQISTMSLAQWQSVIDVNLTGVFLCTREVAATMVEQKSQGVIINISSISRAGNIGQTNYAASKAGVVAATVTWARELARFGIRVAAIAPGFIETEMTGSMKPEALEKMTSAIPLKRMGKPEEIARSVAFILENDYFSGRVLEVDGAMRL; via the coding sequence ATGGAACTGAAAGGCAAGTTAATCATTATCACCGGCGGATGCCAGGGACTCGGCCTGGCCATGGCCCGCGACCTGGCCGGACGCGGCGCCAACCTGGCGCTGATGGACATCGACCAGGCCCGCCTCGACAGCGCGGTGGCCAGTTGCAAGGCACTGGGCATCCAGGCTCGCGGTTATGTCTGCAACGTGGCCGATGAAGCGCAGGTGGTCGACGCCGTGGCACGTATTGCGGCGGATTTCGGCCCGATTCACGGGCTGATCAACAATGCCGGCATCCTGCGCGACGGCATGCTGGTCAAGGTCAAGGACGGGCAGATCAGCACCATGAGCCTGGCGCAGTGGCAATCGGTGATCGACGTCAACCTGACCGGCGTGTTTCTGTGCACCCGGGAAGTTGCGGCGACCATGGTCGAGCAGAAGAGCCAGGGAGTCATCATCAACATCTCGTCGATCTCGCGGGCCGGCAATATCGGGCAGACCAACTATGCGGCGTCCAAGGCCGGTGTGGTAGCGGCTACCGTGACCTGGGCGAGGGAACTGGCGCGCTTCGGCATTCGTGTCGCGGCCATCGCCCCCGGTTTCATCGAGACGGAAATGACCGGCAGTATGAAGCCCGAGGCGCTGGAAAAGATGACCTCGGCAATTCCACTGAAACGCATGGGCAAGCCCGAGGAAATCGCCCGCTCGGTGGCGTTCATCCTGGAGAACGATTACTTCAGCGGCCGGGTACTGGAGGTGGACGGCGCGATGCGTCTGTAG
- a CDS encoding DUF481 domain-containing protein: MLSRTLLCLAVSTASMPLLADTVWLKNGDRLTGTIKLFDGGKLLLQTDYGGAIPLDWSKIKTLESKEPLLVKQNQYTGEVAKSLQPSDDGKVVLANGDAPKTVEMASIQQIVKPKPVITDLVWKGNIDAALDFQRAERDSDDYNLSFKTSARHDRWRHNAKGQYNRETQDDVVTTDDWSAEYSLDYFLTDKFYWDGRINYKRDKVEDLSRERTVGTGPGYQFWDDELGAFKVGGLLNRTDYEFSNGEKTNFYSVAGTWDYNRYLVGKKFEFFTNGELGKPLSGVADYSLDVEAGLRYKVTDWASLNLKAERDIISGSRDGDVNKTRYTAGFGVTW, encoded by the coding sequence ATGTTGTCCAGAACCCTGTTGTGCCTCGCTGTATCCACCGCCTCCATGCCCTTGCTCGCCGACACCGTCTGGCTGAAGAACGGCGACCGCCTGACCGGCACCATCAAACTGTTCGACGGTGGCAAGCTGCTGCTGCAGACCGACTACGGTGGAGCCATTCCGCTGGATTGGAGCAAGATCAAGACCCTGGAAAGCAAGGAACCGCTGCTGGTCAAGCAGAACCAGTACACCGGCGAAGTCGCCAAATCGCTGCAGCCCAGCGATGACGGCAAGGTGGTGCTGGCCAATGGCGATGCACCCAAGACCGTCGAAATGGCCAGCATCCAGCAGATCGTCAAGCCCAAGCCGGTCATTACCGACCTGGTGTGGAAGGGCAACATCGATGCCGCGCTGGATTTCCAGCGCGCCGAGAGAGATTCCGACGACTACAACCTGTCGTTCAAGACGTCGGCCCGACACGACCGCTGGCGGCACAATGCCAAGGGCCAGTACAACCGCGAAACCCAGGACGACGTGGTCACCACCGACGACTGGAGCGCCGAGTACTCGCTGGATTACTTCCTTACCGACAAGTTCTACTGGGACGGACGGATCAACTACAAGCGTGACAAAGTCGAGGACCTGAGCCGTGAGCGTACCGTGGGTACTGGTCCGGGTTATCAGTTCTGGGATGACGAGCTGGGCGCATTCAAGGTGGGTGGCCTGCTCAACCGCACGGACTACGAATTTTCCAACGGCGAGAAGACCAATTTCTATTCCGTCGCCGGTACCTGGGACTACAACCGCTACCTGGTGGGCAAGAAGTTCGAGTTCTTCACCAATGGCGAGCTGGGCAAACCGCTCAGCGGTGTCGCCGACTACTCTCTGGATGTCGAGGCGGGCCTGCGCTACAAGGTCACCGACTGGGCCTCGCTCAACCTCAAGGCCGAGCGTGACATCATCAGCGGCTCTCGTGACGGTGATGTCAACAAGACCCGCTACACCGCCGGCTTCGGCGTGACCTGGTAA
- a CDS encoding MGMT family protein gives MALYMTLEQIPPGYVTSYGELAQMAGLGRAARWVGRTLSQLPEGSTLPWHRVIGAGGRISLPAGSPSGDEQRARLRAEGITVRNNRVDMLRHGWRPLWHRG, from the coding sequence ATGGCCCTGTACATGACCCTGGAACAGATCCCCCCAGGGTACGTCACCAGTTATGGTGAGCTGGCCCAGATGGCCGGCCTGGGCCGTGCCGCGCGCTGGGTGGGTCGGACCCTGAGCCAGCTCCCGGAAGGCTCTACCCTGCCCTGGCACCGGGTGATCGGCGCTGGCGGTCGCATCAGCCTGCCGGCCGGCAGCCCTTCCGGTGATGAGCAGCGCGCCCGCTTGCGCGCCGAAGGCATAACCGTCCGTAACAATCGTGTGGATATGCTACGCCATGGCTGGCGTCCCCTATGGCACAGAGGTTAG
- a CDS encoding AmpG family muropeptide MFS transporter: MPRKTWRAALAAYASPSTLVLLLLGFAAGLPYMLVFSTLSVWLREAGVARETIGYASLIGLAYAFKWVWSPLLDQWRLPGLGMLGRRRSWLVLSQVLVILGLVGMGFCDPQQHLSWLIAIAVVVAFASATQDIAIDAYRLEIAQDTQQAALAASYMSGYRVAALLSTAGALYFAEGFGSTGFAYKHSAWTGTYVLFGVMMLPALITTLIMREPPVPLRTQLSAARYGFIHQLASVFVLIVLLVSVPALFTQLYNTDFASVLFGDVSWLTLLLEDRAFLRAILYAVLTSACLSSMGRRGLAPVLTPVNDFIMRYRWQALLLLGLIATYRMSDTVMGVMANVFYIDQGFTKDQIASVSKIFGLVMTLVGAGVGGLLIVRFGIMPILFIGGFASAATNILFLMLADMGPNLQMLVVTISLDNFSSGMATSAFVAYLSSLTNLRFSATQYALLSSIMLLLPRLIGGYSGVMVEKLGYHNFFLITALLGVPTLIMIILQWNREIRHPEPPPQAPAAVEKPEA; the protein is encoded by the coding sequence ATGCCCCGTAAAACCTGGCGCGCCGCGCTCGCCGCTTATGCCAGCCCGTCGACGCTCGTGTTGCTGCTGCTCGGCTTTGCCGCCGGCCTGCCTTATATGCTCGTGTTTTCCACTCTGTCGGTCTGGTTGCGTGAAGCGGGCGTAGCGCGTGAAACCATCGGCTACGCCAGCCTGATCGGCCTGGCCTATGCCTTCAAATGGGTGTGGTCGCCGTTGCTCGACCAGTGGCGCCTGCCGGGCCTGGGCATGCTCGGCCGCCGTCGTTCCTGGCTGGTGCTGTCCCAGGTGCTGGTCATCCTCGGGCTGGTCGGCATGGGCTTCTGCGACCCGCAGCAGCACCTCTCTTGGCTGATCGCCATTGCCGTAGTGGTGGCCTTCGCTTCCGCGACCCAGGACATCGCCATCGATGCCTACCGTCTGGAAATTGCCCAGGACACCCAGCAGGCGGCATTGGCGGCCAGCTACATGTCCGGCTATCGGGTCGCGGCCCTGCTGTCTACCGCCGGGGCGCTGTATTTCGCCGAAGGCTTTGGCTCCACCGGCTTCGCCTACAAGCATTCGGCCTGGACCGGCACCTACGTGCTGTTCGGGGTGATGATGCTGCCGGCGCTGATCACCACGCTGATCATGCGCGAACCGCCGGTGCCCCTGCGCACGCAACTGTCAGCGGCGCGCTATGGGTTCATCCACCAACTGGCCTCGGTGTTCGTGCTGATCGTCCTGCTGGTCTCGGTCCCCGCCCTCTTTACCCAGCTGTACAACACCGACTTCGCCAGCGTGCTGTTCGGCGACGTCAGCTGGCTGACCCTGCTGCTCGAAGACCGCGCCTTCCTGCGCGCCATCCTCTATGCCGTGCTGACCAGCGCTTGCCTGTCGTCCATGGGGCGCCGCGGCCTGGCGCCGGTGCTGACGCCGGTCAACGATTTCATCATGCGCTATCGCTGGCAGGCCTTGCTGCTGCTGGGCCTGATCGCCACCTATCGAATGTCCGATACGGTGATGGGGGTGATGGCCAACGTGTTCTATATCGACCAGGGCTTCACCAAGGACCAGATCGCCAGTGTCAGCAAGATCTTCGGCCTGGTCATGACCCTGGTCGGTGCCGGAGTCGGGGGCCTGTTGATCGTGCGCTTCGGCATCATGCCGATCCTGTTCATCGGCGGTTTCGCTTCGGCGGCCACCAACATCCTGTTCCTGATGCTGGCCGACATGGGGCCGAACCTGCAGATGCTGGTGGTGACCATCTCGCTGGACAACTTCAGTTCCGGCATGGCCACCTCGGCCTTCGTCGCCTACCTGTCGAGCCTGACCAACCTGCGTTTCTCGGCCACCCAGTACGCCCTGCTCAGCTCGATCATGCTGCTGCTGCCGCGGCTGATCGGCGGTTACTCAGGGGTGATGGTAGAGAAGCTCGGCTACCACAATTTCTTCCTGATCACCGCCCTGCTCGGGGTGCCGACGCTGATCATGATCATTCTGCAGTGGAACCGGGAAATCCGGCATCCCGAGCCGCCGCCGCAAGCCCCGGCAGCGGTCGAGAAGCCTGAGGCCTGA
- a CDS encoding mechanosensitive ion channel family protein, translating into MDLNAEVDQLWRVSQSWIPLIMQYSSRVLLALVTLSIGWWLINRVTNKLGALLALRNADQALQGFVSTLANIILKVLLLISVASMIGVETTSFVAAIGAAGLAIGLALQGSLSNFAGGVLILLFRPFRIGDWIEFQSMSGTVDNIQIFHTILRTGDNRTVIVPNGVLSNGIITNTNRQPTRKAVFDVKVGYDADLRQALQVLLDMADDPRVLKDPAPQAVVSALGDNAVVLQLRVWTKTGDLGDVLSKFNLEARDRLKAAGIEIQYQQQVVQMNKEAAQG; encoded by the coding sequence ATGGATTTGAATGCTGAAGTCGATCAGCTGTGGCGGGTTTCCCAGTCGTGGATTCCGCTGATCATGCAATACAGCAGCCGGGTGCTGCTGGCCCTGGTAACCCTGAGCATCGGCTGGTGGCTGATCAACCGGGTGACCAACAAGCTTGGCGCGCTGCTGGCACTGCGTAACGCCGACCAGGCCCTGCAGGGCTTCGTCAGTACCCTGGCGAATATCATCCTCAAGGTGCTGCTGCTGATCAGCGTGGCCTCGATGATCGGTGTCGAGACCACCTCGTTCGTCGCTGCCATCGGTGCGGCCGGCCTGGCCATCGGCCTGGCCCTGCAAGGCAGCCTGTCGAATTTCGCCGGGGGCGTGCTGATCCTGCTGTTTCGTCCGTTCCGCATCGGCGACTGGATCGAGTTCCAGAGCATGTCCGGGACCGTGGACAACATTCAGATCTTCCACACCATCCTGCGTACCGGCGACAACCGCACGGTGATCGTGCCCAATGGCGTGCTGTCCAACGGCATCATCACCAATACCAACCGTCAGCCGACCCGCAAGGCCGTGTTCGACGTCAAGGTGGGCTACGACGCTGACCTCAGGCAGGCCCTGCAAGTGCTGCTGGACATGGCCGATGACCCTCGGGTGCTCAAGGACCCGGCGCCCCAGGCGGTGGTCAGCGCGCTGGGCGACAACGCCGTGGTGCTGCAGTTGCGGGTGTGGACCAAGACCGGTGACCTGGGCGACGTGCTGTCGAAGTTCAATCTCGAAGCCCGCGACCGCCTGAAGGCGGCCGGCATCGAGATCCAGTACCAGCAGCAGGTGGTGCAGATGAACAAGGAAGCGGCCCAGGGCTGA
- a CDS encoding YajQ family cyclic di-GMP-binding protein, which produces MPSFDVVSELDKHEVTNAVDNAIKELDRRYDLKGKGSFEFKEKDLAITLTAEAEFQLEAMIEILKLALVKRKIDVKCLEVKEPYASGKVMKQEANLREGIDKDLAKKIVAHVKDSKLKVQAAIQGEQVRITGKKRDDLQDAIALLRAYDAELPLQYNNFRD; this is translated from the coding sequence ATGCCCTCGTTCGACGTAGTGTCCGAATTGGATAAACACGAAGTCACGAATGCCGTCGACAATGCGATCAAGGAGCTGGATCGCCGTTATGACCTCAAAGGCAAGGGTTCCTTCGAGTTCAAGGAAAAGGACCTGGCCATTACCCTGACTGCCGAGGCCGAGTTCCAACTCGAGGCGATGATCGAGATCCTCAAGCTGGCCCTGGTCAAGCGCAAGATCGACGTCAAATGCCTGGAAGTCAAAGAGCCCTACGCCTCCGGCAAGGTGATGAAGCAGGAAGCCAATCTGCGTGAAGGCATCGACAAGGACCTGGCGAAGAAGATCGTCGCCCACGTCAAGGACTCCAAGCTCAAGGTCCAGGCCGCCATCCAGGGCGAGCAGGTGCGCATCACCGGCAAGAAGCGTGACGACCTGCAGGACGCCATTGCCTTGCTGCGTGCCTACGACGCCGAGCTGCCGCTGCAATACAACAACTTCCGCGACTGA
- a CDS encoding putative 2-dehydropantoate 2-reductase, whose product MSTWHILGAGSLGSLWAIRLARAGLPVRLVLRNAERLQDYQRQGSCLSMLSHEDCQRQALPAQLIDSAEPIERLLVACKAYDAPQAVASLATRLAPGAQVILLQNGLGSQEAVAACIPAARCVFASSTEGAFRESAWQVRFAGHGFTWLGDAQAQTPPQPLLDDLHSAGIPHRWTPDILTRLWRKLALNCAINPLTVLHDCRNGGLLEHPCEVATLCDELVGLLQHCGQPSAAEALHDEVQRVIQATAANYSSMYQDVAHGRRTEISYLLGHACAAAARHQYPVPHLRATLTRLQQHLAGKGLRTD is encoded by the coding sequence GTGAGCACCTGGCACATCCTCGGCGCCGGCAGCCTGGGCAGCCTGTGGGCCATACGCCTGGCCCGCGCCGGTCTGCCGGTGCGCCTGGTCCTGCGCAACGCCGAGCGCCTGCAGGACTACCAACGCCAGGGCAGTTGCCTGAGCATGCTCAGCCACGAGGACTGCCAACGCCAGGCGTTGCCAGCGCAGCTCATCGACAGCGCCGAGCCCATCGAACGCCTGTTGGTGGCCTGCAAGGCCTACGATGCGCCACAGGCGGTCGCCAGCCTGGCGACACGCCTGGCTCCCGGAGCACAGGTCATCCTGCTGCAGAACGGCCTGGGCAGCCAGGAGGCGGTGGCGGCGTGCATCCCGGCGGCGCGCTGCGTATTCGCGTCCAGCACCGAAGGCGCGTTCCGCGAGTCGGCCTGGCAGGTGCGCTTCGCCGGACATGGCTTCACCTGGCTCGGCGACGCCCAGGCACAGACTCCACCGCAGCCCCTGCTGGACGACCTGCACAGCGCCGGCATTCCCCACCGATGGACCCCGGACATCCTCACCCGCCTGTGGCGCAAGCTGGCGCTCAATTGTGCGATCAACCCGCTGACGGTCCTGCATGATTGCCGCAACGGCGGCCTGCTTGAACACCCTTGCGAAGTCGCCACGCTGTGTGACGAGCTGGTCGGCCTGCTGCAACACTGCGGTCAGCCGAGCGCCGCCGAGGCTCTGCACGACGAGGTCCAGCGGGTCATCCAGGCCACGGCCGCGAACTATTCGTCGATGTACCAGGATGTCGCGCACGGCCGACGCACCGAGATCAGCTACCTGCTTGGCCACGCCTGCGCTGCGGCAGCCCGCCACCAGTATCCGGTGCCGCACCTGAGGGCGACGCTCACGCGTCTGCAGCAGCATCTGGCAGGCAAGGGTTTGCGAACCGACTAG